A region of Solanum dulcamara chromosome 7, daSolDulc1.2, whole genome shotgun sequence DNA encodes the following proteins:
- the LOC129894805 gene encoding uncharacterized protein LOC129894805, whose protein sequence is MVNDKWLEMMPQTTITHLPSVGSDHCPLLLEMIDQNQQHTKYFKFLNCWTEQPSFLDTVSNCWNRTMEGNPIWCFHQKMKRLAATLSTWSRLQFGDIYAKVKEYEDKTRHAEEELISSNSEENRTKLHAINAEYIKYLKLEESMLKQKTQLHWFKEGDVNSKYFHALIRGRRRKLYIHEIQNEDDNWVQGEENIAKAACEHFQAIFTGEETQIQEHTLQCIPRMVTESITET, encoded by the coding sequence ATGGTCAACGATAAGTGGCTAGAGATGATGCCTCAGACTACCATTACTCATCTACCCTCTGTGGGTTCAGATCACTGCCCCTTACTGCTGGAGATGATTGATCAAAACCAACAACAcaccaaatatttcaaattccttaACTGCTGGACAGAACAACCATCTTTCTTGGATACTGTTAGTAATTGCTGGAACAGGACCATGGAGGGTAATCCAATATGGTGTTtccatcagaaaatgaagaggtTGGCAGCCACTCTTAGTACTTGGTCCAGATTGCAATTTGGTGATATATATGccaaagttaaagaatatgaagacaAGACTAGACATGCAGAGGAAGAGCTAATCTCTAGTAATTCTGAAGAGAACAGAACAAAGCTCCATGCCATCAATGCAGAGTATATAAAATACCTGAAACTGGAGGAATCCATGCTAAAGCAAAAAACTCAgttgcattggttcaaagagGGTGATGTGAATTCCAAGTATTTTCATGCCTTGATAAGAGGAAGGAGGAGGAAATTATACATCCATGAGATCCAGAATGAGGATGATAATTGGGTACAAGGTGAAGAAAACATAGCCAAAGCTGCATGTGAACACTTCCAAGCCATTTTCACTGGTGAGGAGACACAAATTCAGGAGCATACCCTCCAATGTATTCCTAGGATGGTCACTGAGAGCATAACAGAAACCTGA